From a region of the Enterobacter cancerogenus genome:
- a CDS encoding YnbE family lipoprotein translates to MKKMAGVLTVAVAVLLSGCTPRIEVAAPKEPITINMNVKIEHEIHIKVDKDVETLLKTRSDLF, encoded by the coding sequence ATGAAAAAGATGGCAGGTGTACTCACCGTGGCCGTTGCCGTGCTGCTCTCGGGCTGTACGCCGCGTATTGAAGTGGCGGCACCGAAAGAGCCGATCACCATCAATATGAACGTCAAAATCGAGCATGAGATCCACATCAAGGTCGATAAAGACGTAGAAACCCTGCTGAAAACGCGCAGCGATCTGTTCTGA
- a CDS encoding YdbH family protein — protein sequence MRGKYKAAIALLLLLIVLPLTLLMTLAQWVPTLAGIWLPVGTRIAFEKSPRLTRNALVIPDLRYLVEDCEIARIQNVTLSHPSRWALDVGALELNSACLSKLPESAPSTVAPKTLAQWQAILPNTWLTIHRLTLSPWQQWQGELRASLTPASQTLTYKGEQVSIQGQLRGQNLTIKQFDIHLPDQPQPVTLVGEFTLPLVPDGAPVKGHAQATFNVPHLSSLVDAELEWADNQGQLVVMARNNPDPLLDLPWQVTARELTISDGRWNWQQPGLPLSGRVGLKIDNWQQGLEKATFTGRLNVLTQGDAGKGNAVLTLGPGTLSMDNSHMPLHLSGEAKQNDLILYAKLPATLTGSLADPILEFAPGALLRSRGRLIDSLDIDEIRWPLAGVKLTQKGVDGRLQAILRAHENEMGDFTLHLDGQAQDFLPDSGLWQWRYWGNGNFTPMNARWDVAGKGEWRDRVIALTDLSTGFDKLQYGTMLVSKPRLVLEKPVRWQRNPAHPAFSGALSLKAGQTTFSGGSLLPPSVLNFSVDGTDPTLFQFKGDLHADAIGPVQVNGRWDGERLRGQAWWPKQSLTVFQPLLPPDWKMTLRDGELYAQVAFSAAADQGFEAGGHGVVKAGSLWMPDNQINGVDFVLPFRFSEGTWSLGTRGPVTLRIGEVQNLVSAHNITADLQGDYPWTDDNPLLLTNVKIETLGGKITLQQLRMPQHDAALLRVDNISSSELISAVNPKQFTMSGPVSGALPFWLDNERWIIKDGWLTNPGPMTLRIDKDTADAIVKDNMAAGAAINWLRYMEITRSWTKINVDNLGVLTLQAAIKGTSRVDGKSGSVNLNYTHEENVFTLWRSLRFGDNLQTWFEQHAAIPGIRSSTGKESEEQQ from the coding sequence ATGAGGGGTAAATACAAAGCCGCGATCGCGCTCCTACTGCTGTTGATCGTTTTGCCGCTGACGCTGCTGATGACGCTCGCCCAATGGGTACCGACCCTTGCCGGGATCTGGCTGCCGGTAGGGACGCGCATCGCCTTTGAAAAAAGTCCTCGTCTGACCCGCAACGCCCTCGTTATTCCGGATCTCCGCTATCTGGTAGAAGACTGCGAAATTGCCCGTATTCAAAACGTCACGCTGTCGCACCCCAGCCGCTGGGCGCTGGACGTCGGCGCGCTTGAGCTGAACTCCGCGTGTCTGAGTAAACTGCCCGAGTCCGCCCCGTCCACCGTCGCGCCAAAAACCCTGGCCCAGTGGCAGGCGATCCTGCCGAACACCTGGCTGACGATCCACCGCCTGACGCTCTCCCCCTGGCAGCAGTGGCAGGGGGAGCTTCGCGCGTCCTTAACCCCGGCCAGCCAGACTCTCACCTATAAAGGCGAGCAGGTGAGTATTCAGGGGCAGCTTCGCGGCCAGAATCTGACCATCAAGCAATTCGACATTCACCTGCCGGACCAGCCGCAGCCCGTGACGCTGGTGGGGGAATTTACCCTGCCGCTGGTGCCGGACGGCGCGCCGGTTAAAGGGCACGCGCAGGCCACCTTCAACGTGCCACACTTATCGTCTCTGGTCGATGCCGAACTGGAGTGGGCGGACAATCAGGGGCAGCTGGTGGTCATGGCGAGGAATAACCCCGACCCGCTGCTCGACCTGCCCTGGCAGGTCACCGCCCGGGAGCTGACCATCAGCGACGGTCGTTGGAACTGGCAACAGCCAGGTCTGCCGCTGAGCGGACGCGTTGGGCTGAAGATTGATAACTGGCAGCAGGGGCTGGAAAAAGCGACCTTCACCGGACGCCTGAACGTGCTGACGCAGGGCGATGCCGGGAAGGGCAACGCCGTACTGACTCTTGGCCCCGGCACGCTGAGCATGGATAACAGCCACATGCCGCTGCATCTGAGCGGCGAGGCGAAACAAAACGATCTGATCCTCTACGCCAAACTTCCGGCGACGCTGACCGGAAGCCTGGCAGATCCCATCCTGGAATTCGCCCCCGGCGCGCTGCTTCGCTCGCGCGGACGCCTGATTGATTCGCTGGATATCGACGAAATACGCTGGCCGCTCGCGGGCGTTAAGCTGACGCAAAAGGGCGTGGATGGCCGTCTGCAGGCGATATTACGCGCTCATGAAAACGAGATGGGCGATTTTACCCTGCACCTGGACGGCCAGGCGCAAGACTTTTTACCCGACAGCGGGCTGTGGCAGTGGCGCTACTGGGGCAACGGTAACTTCACGCCGATGAACGCACGATGGGACGTCGCAGGGAAAGGAGAATGGCGCGATCGGGTGATTGCGCTGACCGATCTCTCCACCGGTTTCGATAAGCTCCAGTACGGCACGATGCTGGTCAGCAAGCCGCGTCTGGTGCTGGAAAAACCGGTGCGCTGGCAGCGCAATCCTGCCCATCCGGCCTTCAGTGGGGCGCTGTCGCTGAAAGCGGGACAAACCACCTTTTCAGGCGGAAGCCTGCTGCCGCCCTCGGTACTGAATTTTAGCGTCGACGGGACTGACCCGACCCTGTTCCAGTTCAAAGGGGATCTTCACGCCGATGCCATTGGGCCGGTGCAGGTCAATGGCCGCTGGGACGGTGAGCGTCTGCGCGGTCAGGCCTGGTGGCCGAAGCAGTCCCTCACGGTATTTCAGCCGCTGCTTCCGCCAGACTGGAAGATGACGCTGCGCGACGGCGAACTTTACGCGCAGGTGGCCTTCTCGGCGGCGGCGGACCAGGGATTCGAGGCGGGCGGCCACGGGGTGGTAAAAGCCGGTAGCCTGTGGATGCCCGACAACCAGATCAACGGCGTCGATTTTGTTCTGCCGTTCCGCTTTAGCGAAGGTACCTGGTCGCTGGGCACGAGGGGGCCGGTGACGTTGCGCATTGGCGAAGTGCAAAATCTGGTGTCCGCACATAATATCACCGCCGATTTACAGGGTGACTACCCCTGGACCGACGACAACCCGCTGCTGCTCACCAACGTGAAGATAGAAACGCTCGGCGGCAAAATCACCCTTCAGCAGCTGCGTATGCCGCAACATGATGCGGCCCTGCTGCGCGTGGACAATATCTCCTCCAGCGAGCTGATTAGCGCGGTGAATCCCAAACAGTTTACGATGTCTGGCCCGGTCAGCGGAGCGCTGCCATTCTGGCTCGACAACGAACGCTGGATTATCAAAGACGGCTGGCTGACCAATCCGGGGCCTATGACGCTGCGTATTGACAAAGATACGGCCGACGCCATTGTGAAAGACAATATGGCCGCAGGGGCCGCCATCAACTGGCTGCGCTACATGGAAATCACCCGGTCGTGGACAAAGATCAATGTCGATAATCTGGGGGTCTTAACCCTGCAGGCGGCGATCAAGGGCACCAGCCGGGTGGATGGCAAAAGCGGTTCGGTCAATCTGAACTACACCCACGAAGAGAACGTTTTTACCCTCTGGCGCAGCCTGCGCTTCGGGGATAATCTGCAAACATGGTTTGAGCAACATGCGGCCATACCGGGTATCCGCAGTTCGACCGGCAAGGAAAGTGAGGAACAACAATGA
- a CDS encoding 2-hydroxyacid dehydrogenase has protein sequence MKLAVYSTKQYDKKYLQHVNEAYGFDLEFFDFLLTEKTAKTAHGCEGVCIFVNDDGSRPVLEELKKQGVKYIALRCAGFNNVDLDAAKELGLKVVRVPAYSPEAVAEHAIGMMMSLNRRIHRAYQRTRDANFSLEGLTGFTMYGKTAGIIGTGKIGVAALRILKGFGMRLLAFDPYPSAAALEMGVEYVDIQTLFSQSDVISLHCPLTPENYHLLNQTAFDQMKDGVMIINTSRGGLIDSQAAIEALKTQKIGALGMDVYENERDLFFEDKSNDVIQDDVFRRLSACHNVLFTGHQAFLTAEALISISETTLGNLQQLEKGEACPNEIA, from the coding sequence ATGAAACTCGCGGTATATAGCACAAAGCAGTACGACAAAAAGTATCTGCAACATGTTAACGAGGCTTACGGATTCGATCTTGAATTTTTCGACTTTCTGCTGACTGAGAAAACTGCCAAAACCGCCCACGGCTGTGAAGGCGTCTGTATCTTCGTCAACGATGATGGCAGCCGCCCGGTGCTGGAAGAGCTGAAAAAACAGGGGGTGAAATATATCGCCCTGCGCTGCGCCGGGTTCAATAACGTGGATCTGGATGCGGCGAAAGAGTTGGGTCTGAAGGTCGTTCGCGTACCGGCCTATTCACCGGAAGCGGTGGCGGAACATGCCATCGGCATGATGATGTCGCTGAACCGTCGTATTCACCGTGCTTATCAACGTACCCGTGATGCGAACTTTTCTCTCGAAGGGCTGACCGGTTTTACCATGTACGGCAAAACCGCCGGGATCATCGGCACCGGTAAGATTGGCGTAGCCGCCCTGCGCATTCTGAAAGGCTTTGGTATGCGCCTGCTGGCCTTTGACCCGTACCCAAGCGCTGCCGCGCTGGAGATGGGCGTGGAGTATGTTGATATTCAGACGCTGTTCTCCCAGTCTGATGTGATCTCCCTGCACTGCCCGCTGACACCAGAAAACTATCACCTGCTAAACCAGACGGCTTTTGACCAGATGAAGGACGGGGTGATGATCATCAACACCAGCCGCGGCGGTTTGATTGATTCACAGGCGGCGATTGAAGCGCTGAAAACCCAGAAGATTGGTGCCTTGGGTATGGACGTCTATGAGAACGAACGTGACCTGTTCTTTGAAGACAAATCCAATGACGTGATTCAGGATGACGTGTTCCGCCGTCTGTCGGCCTGCCATAACGTGCTGTTCACCGGGCATCAGGCCTTTCTTACCGCCGAGGCGCTGATCAGCATTTCGGAAACGACGCTGGGGAATTTGCAGCAGCTGGAGAAAGGCGAAGCCTGTCCGAATGAGATCGCGTAG
- a CDS encoding manganese catalase family protein: protein MFKHVKQLQYTVRVAEPNPGLANLLLEQFGGPQGELAAACRYFTQGLGDDDPGRKDMLLDIATEELSHLEIIGTMVGMLYKGAKGELAEGTENEAELYRSMTANGNDSHITALLYGGGPALTNSAGVPWTAAYIDTIGEPTADLRSNIAAEARAKIIYERLINVTDDPGVKDALAFLMTREAAHQLSFEKALQSIRNNFPPGKLPPVEQYTNKYYNMSSGGEVRGSWNSDKYFDYVEDPQPAVDGGTGDAEVKLTAKQKTMMKAMVKRTQSDPQADPLTGAELGAGKKEV, encoded by the coding sequence ATGTTTAAACACGTCAAACAACTTCAGTATACCGTACGCGTTGCAGAGCCCAACCCGGGCCTTGCCAATCTCCTGCTTGAACAGTTCGGCGGCCCTCAGGGCGAGCTGGCGGCGGCATGTCGTTATTTTACACAGGGGCTGGGCGATGACGATCCAGGTCGCAAGGATATGCTGCTGGATATTGCGACCGAGGAGTTAAGCCACCTGGAAATTATCGGCACCATGGTTGGCATGCTTTATAAAGGTGCCAAAGGCGAGCTGGCGGAAGGCACTGAAAATGAAGCGGAACTTTATCGTTCCATGACGGCGAATGGTAACGACAGCCATATCACCGCACTGCTGTACGGCGGCGGCCCGGCTCTTACGAACTCTGCCGGTGTACCGTGGACGGCAGCCTACATCGATACCATCGGCGAACCGACCGCGGATTTACGTTCAAATATTGCCGCAGAAGCCCGTGCAAAAATTATCTATGAGCGACTCATCAACGTGACCGACGATCCTGGCGTTAAGGATGCGCTGGCCTTCCTGATGACCCGTGAGGCGGCGCACCAACTCTCTTTCGAAAAGGCGCTTCAGTCTATCCGTAATAACTTCCCGCCGGGCAAACTGCCGCCGGTAGAACAGTACACCAACAAGTACTACAACATGTCTTCGGGTGGCGAAGTTCGCGGCAGCTGGAACAGCGATAAATACTTCGACTACGTGGAAGATCCACAACCAGCCGTTGATGGCGGAACGGGCGATGCGGAAGTGAAATTGACCGCTAAGCAGAAAACCATGATGAAGGCGATGGTCAAACGCACGCAGTCCGACCCGCAGGCTGACCCGCTTACCGGCGCTGAGCTGGGGGCAGGGAAGAAAGAGGTTTAA
- a CDS encoding SOS response-associated peptidase, translated as MCGRFAQAQSREEYLTYLAGEGDRDIAYDPEPIGRYNVAPGTKVLLLSERDEKLHLDPVFWGYAPGWWDKPPLINARVETAATSRMFKPLWQHGRAICFADGWFEWKKEDGKKQPYFIHRADGKPVFMAAIGSTPFERGDDAEGFLIVTSAADMGLVDIHDRRPLVLSPDAAREWMRQDIGGKEAEDIAADGAVPADTFIWHAVTRAVGNVKNQGPELIEAVR; from the coding sequence ATGTGTGGACGTTTTGCACAAGCGCAGAGCCGTGAAGAGTATCTTACTTACCTTGCCGGGGAAGGCGATCGCGACATTGCCTATGACCCGGAACCCATTGGCCGTTACAACGTGGCGCCAGGGACAAAAGTCCTGCTGTTGAGCGAACGCGATGAAAAACTGCATCTCGATCCCGTTTTTTGGGGTTATGCGCCCGGATGGTGGGATAAACCCCCCCTGATTAATGCGCGGGTTGAAACCGCAGCCACCAGCAGGATGTTTAAACCACTCTGGCAGCATGGCAGAGCCATCTGCTTTGCGGATGGATGGTTCGAGTGGAAGAAGGAAGATGGCAAAAAACAGCCGTATTTCATTCACCGGGCCGACGGAAAGCCTGTTTTTATGGCGGCGATCGGCAGTACGCCGTTTGAACGTGGTGATGACGCTGAAGGATTTCTCATTGTCACCTCTGCCGCCGATATGGGGCTGGTCGATATCCACGACCGCCGCCCGCTGGTGTTATCACCCGACGCGGCACGCGAATGGATGAGGCAGGATATAGGCGGGAAGGAAGCAGAAGACATTGCCGCGGACGGCGCAGTGCCCGCCGACACCTTCATCTGGCATGCCGTTACGCGTGCAGTGGGAAATGTGAAGAATCAGGGACCAGAATTAATCGAAGCGGTTCGCTGA
- a CDS encoding branched-chain amino acid transport system II carrier protein gives MRKQLFPTDDVKVPEFMTLALFPGAGNIICPPITGKMTGEYYLISSLEFIISCVLLPLLASHFYFIPGMFFVSPRTAGLQVVISH, from the coding sequence ATGCGAAAGCAACTCTTCCCCACCGATGATGTAAAAGTGCCGGAATTCATGACTCTGGCGCTGTTCCCCGGCGCGGGTAACATTATCTGTCCGCCGATTACTGGCAAGATGACCGGCGAATATTATTTAATATCTTCACTCGAGTTCATTATTTCGTGCGTCCTTTTGCCGCTACTGGCATCTCATTTTTATTTCATTCCTGGCATGTTCTTCGTCAGTCCCCGCACCGCTGGGCTGCAAGTCGTCATCTCCCACTAA
- a CDS encoding amino acid permease, which produces MNTAPTTIGNITTRGSWRWQDNLWTLGLYGTAVGAGTLFLPVEIGTRGPVIFLVMLLLGLPLSLLPHLLLCRVYMREEQTENGTLPIFGSFFSGRGEKLMTLFYCITFFPVTLVYGVALVNALDNFLTEHLHMSGISRGPLTFIVVAALYVVLSKGRDKVVATMSALALPFAVSVMLIAVSLIPGWHLSNLTGAVAEVKSTPLSVTMKGIWLTLPLITFSFCCAPMVSPLTSYYREKKNEGEGKALFVLRVAYVAIFSSIIFFVLSCMLSIPHDSFAQAKAQNLNVLSVMKGSGDFSLIYYVAPFIAIIGMTKSFLGVGLSVAETFGQLAASVSGKKATTSKRVASLVLFLLTFGIVYANPDVLNLIETLCGPLIAVILFLIPAYLIYTRTALSQLRGVTVFLVVLGGLATLSALLWPLL; this is translated from the coding sequence ATGAATACAGCACCAACCACCATTGGCAACATTACAACGCGCGGCAGCTGGCGCTGGCAGGACAACCTGTGGACGCTGGGTCTCTATGGCACGGCGGTCGGCGCGGGAACCCTGTTCCTCCCCGTGGAGATCGGGACACGCGGCCCGGTCATCTTCCTGGTGATGCTGCTGCTGGGCCTGCCCTTATCCCTGCTGCCCCATCTGCTCTTGTGCCGGGTGTATATGCGTGAGGAACAAACTGAAAACGGCACGCTGCCGATTTTCGGTTCCTTCTTCAGCGGGCGCGGCGAAAAGCTGATGACCCTGTTCTATTGTATCACCTTCTTCCCGGTTACCCTGGTGTATGGGGTCGCGCTGGTCAACGCGCTGGATAATTTCCTCACCGAGCACCTTCACATGAGCGGTATCAGCCGTGGCCCGCTGACGTTTATCGTGGTGGCCGCGCTGTATGTGGTACTGAGCAAGGGGCGCGATAAGGTGGTGGCCACCATGAGTGCGCTGGCGTTGCCGTTCGCTGTGTCTGTGATGCTGATCGCCGTGTCACTCATTCCGGGCTGGCATCTGTCCAATCTCACCGGCGCGGTCGCTGAGGTGAAGAGCACCCCGCTGTCGGTAACCATGAAGGGCATCTGGCTGACGCTGCCGCTGATCACCTTCTCATTCTGCTGTGCGCCGATGGTCTCCCCGCTCACCTCATACTATCGTGAGAAGAAAAACGAGGGCGAGGGCAAGGCTCTGTTCGTGCTCCGCGTGGCCTATGTGGCAATCTTCTCCAGCATCATCTTCTTTGTGCTGAGTTGTATGCTGAGCATCCCGCATGACAGCTTTGCGCAGGCGAAGGCGCAGAACCTGAACGTGCTGTCCGTGATGAAAGGAAGCGGTGACTTCAGCCTGATTTATTACGTGGCCCCGTTCATCGCTATCATCGGGATGACCAAATCCTTCCTGGGTGTAGGTCTGTCGGTGGCAGAGACGTTCGGCCAGCTGGCGGCCAGCGTATCAGGTAAGAAGGCCACCACCAGTAAGCGCGTGGCCTCGCTGGTACTGTTCCTGCTGACCTTTGGTATCGTTTATGCGAACCCGGACGTGCTTAACCTGATTGAAACGTTATGCGGGCCGCTGATTGCGGTGATCCTGTTCCTGATCCCCGCCTACCTGATTTACACCCGCACTGCGCTGTCACAGCTGCGCGGCGTGACGGTGTTTCTGGTGGTGCTGGGTGGGCTGGCAACTCTGTCCGCACTGCTGTGGCCCTTACTGTAA
- a CDS encoding M3 family metallopeptidase, protein MAQLNLLDEIVCFAHIFGGGYAAGYYAYLWTQMLADDGYQWFVEQGGLTRENGQKLREAILSRGNSTDLAELYRQWRGHDPRIEPMLENRGLSD, encoded by the coding sequence GTGGCTCAGCTAAACCTGCTTGATGAAATAGTATGCTTCGCCCATATCTTCGGCGGCGGCTATGCGGCGGGGTATTACGCCTATCTCTGGACCCAGATGCTGGCAGACGATGGCTATCAGTGGTTTGTCGAGCAGGGTGGTTTGACTCGCGAAAACGGGCAAAAATTACGCGAGGCCATTTTGTCGCGCGGGAACAGCACTGATTTAGCTGAACTTTATCGCCAGTGGCGCGGGCACGATCCGAGGATTGAACCGATGCTGGAGAATCGCGGATTAAGCGATTAG
- a CDS encoding flavin monoamine oxidase family protein produces MKQSAVIIGAGISGLYAATLLEKAGVDYVILEARDRPGGRVLSGLELAGASAGIHVDMGAAWFWPAIQPDFAQLIERLNLPVIAHGRPGDMLYERQLDSPPERYPSWESSPASFRLKGGMQTLTAALKSQIPAEKIKTGHQAMAVSRAGKEVQVHTRSEGSKKAVFSGEHVFLALPPALAAKIDFRPAMPEQVLSNWRKTPTWMAPHAKYVAVYKTDLFHARQLSGNAGSRVGPMVEIHDVSEPDSGKTAIFGFIGVPAKSRWTVSEAVLKSLCRGQLVRLFGQDAAEPEAEYIKDWAADPFTATEFDLLQEVGHATPEQLPTRGVWSGEITGIASEWSPQFSGYLAGAIDSALTGVQRWLQLK; encoded by the coding sequence ATGAAGCAGAGCGCTGTTATCATTGGTGCGGGCATAAGCGGCCTTTATGCCGCCACGCTGCTTGAAAAAGCGGGTGTTGATTATGTGATCCTTGAGGCTCGTGACAGACCGGGCGGGCGCGTGCTGTCAGGCCTGGAACTGGCGGGTGCCTCCGCTGGCATTCATGTCGATATGGGGGCAGCGTGGTTCTGGCCTGCTATTCAACCGGACTTCGCACAACTGATCGAGCGACTTAATCTTCCGGTAATCGCGCACGGCCGCCCGGGAGACATGCTCTACGAGCGCCAGCTGGATTCGCCCCCCGAACGCTACCCGTCATGGGAGAGCTCCCCGGCGTCTTTCAGGCTGAAGGGAGGAATGCAGACGCTGACGGCGGCACTTAAAAGTCAGATCCCGGCTGAGAAGATTAAAACCGGCCATCAGGCGATGGCGGTTTCCCGGGCCGGCAAGGAAGTGCAAGTCCATACCCGTTCCGAAGGCAGTAAAAAGGCCGTGTTTTCCGGTGAGCATGTCTTCCTCGCTTTGCCTCCCGCCCTGGCAGCGAAAATAGATTTCAGACCAGCGATGCCGGAACAGGTGCTGTCGAACTGGCGGAAAACTCCGACGTGGATGGCTCCCCATGCGAAATATGTCGCTGTATATAAAACAGACTTATTTCATGCACGACAGCTTTCCGGCAATGCAGGAAGCCGAGTGGGGCCAATGGTTGAGATCCACGACGTATCCGAGCCAGATTCGGGCAAAACGGCGATTTTTGGTTTTATTGGCGTACCGGCAAAATCAAGATGGACAGTCAGCGAAGCTGTTCTCAAAAGCCTTTGCCGGGGGCAGCTCGTACGCTTATTTGGACAGGATGCGGCAGAACCTGAAGCTGAGTATATAAAAGACTGGGCAGCCGATCCGTTTACTGCAACGGAATTTGATCTCCTGCAGGAGGTCGGGCACGCAACGCCTGAGCAACTTCCCACCAGGGGGGTGTGGTCCGGTGAGATAACAGGTATCGCCAGTGAATGGTCGCCACAATTCTCGGGCTATCTGGCAGGCGCTATTGACTCTGCATTAACGGGTGTTCAACGCTGGCTACAACTGAAATAA
- a CDS encoding cupin domain-containing protein, whose amino-acid sequence MMLLNSDFSQRAIVTPDDYQWIPSPQPGVERVMLDRIGREQARATSLVRYAPRSTFPAHSHPGGEEILVLDGIFTENGVDYPAGWYLRSPDGSSHQPSSRDGTTIFVKLRQMSAGERQPVRINTQEPANWHGQPQRQICPLFSGTSETVLLQKLDPGERIFCAPLVGGAEILLLQGELHAPEGCYGAGSWLRFPSGDMPALIATASGALFYLKTGHLSPTTLTGATL is encoded by the coding sequence ATGATGTTACTGAATTCTGATTTTTCGCAGCGTGCGATCGTTACTCCGGACGATTATCAGTGGATACCTTCTCCCCAGCCCGGCGTTGAGCGCGTGATGCTTGACCGGATTGGTCGCGAGCAGGCCCGCGCAACCAGCCTTGTCAGGTATGCGCCCCGATCCACATTTCCTGCACACAGCCATCCCGGCGGAGAGGAGATTCTGGTGCTCGACGGTATCTTTACCGAAAACGGGGTCGACTATCCTGCCGGCTGGTATCTGCGCAGCCCGGACGGTTCTTCTCACCAACCCTCAAGTCGCGACGGCACAACCATTTTCGTCAAGCTGCGCCAGATGTCTGCCGGTGAGCGCCAGCCGGTCAGGATAAATACGCAGGAGCCAGCTAACTGGCACGGTCAGCCGCAAAGACAAATCTGCCCGTTATTCTCCGGCACTTCAGAAACCGTGCTGCTTCAGAAGCTTGACCCGGGTGAGCGGATCTTCTGTGCACCGCTTGTTGGCGGAGCAGAGATCCTTCTTCTGCAAGGGGAACTCCATGCGCCGGAAGGTTGCTATGGGGCAGGAAGCTGGCTGCGGTTTCCGTCGGGTGATATGCCTGCTCTTATAGCCACCGCCTCTGGCGCACTTTTTTATCTGAAAACGGGACATCTCAGCCCGACAACCCTGACCGGAGCGACATTATGA
- a CDS encoding carboxymuconolactone decarboxylase family protein, with protein MFLNWNEYRSGLLATIGKFAKLQPEFMKGFQQMDKGASENKHLDPKTHELIALAVAVTTRCDGCLAVHVDAAVKHGATREEIAEALAVAINLNTGAALTYTARALDVYDNLPNK; from the coding sequence ATGTTCTTGAACTGGAATGAATATCGCAGTGGCCTGCTCGCCACCATCGGCAAATTTGCCAAACTGCAGCCAGAGTTTATGAAAGGCTTTCAGCAGATGGATAAAGGGGCGTCAGAAAACAAGCACCTCGATCCTAAAACCCATGAACTGATTGCACTGGCCGTGGCCGTCACCACCCGCTGTGACGGTTGCCTGGCCGTACACGTGGACGCTGCGGTTAAGCACGGTGCCACGCGTGAAGAGATCGCCGAAGCGCTGGCCGTTGCCATTAACCTGAACACCGGCGCAGCGCTGACGTATACCGCGCGAGCTCTGGATGTGTACGATAATCTGCCGAACAAATAG
- a CDS encoding LysR substrate-binding domain-containing protein, which yields MRSLNRLKWLHAFEATARHGSFTGAAQELGVTPAAVGQLVRSLEDWVGHPLLHRTRSGKERLTLVDEAQEALQDITQGLDKLETGLNKLRGRRSRSVVVVTASQVLMMNWLMDRLNRFSETHENIDLRLNVTEKLMDVSHGEADIGIRCGQGDWPGVNKTWLMDEEAVLVCSPHLVPSGKMACSEWLATQKLIHDDTPHPGADFPSWNDVLMAVGAPDALESGLHINSTSAVILSALSGRGVAIVRYALVKKLIETGQLAQLHPDHRWPLKWSYYLVTPQQKVMRDEVNVFHDWLLQDVVSDRS from the coding sequence ATGCGATCGCTAAACCGACTTAAATGGCTGCACGCGTTTGAAGCCACCGCCAGGCATGGCAGCTTTACCGGCGCGGCTCAGGAACTGGGCGTTACGCCCGCCGCAGTAGGCCAGCTGGTGCGCTCGCTGGAAGACTGGGTCGGGCACCCGCTTCTTCACCGCACCCGTTCAGGAAAAGAGCGTCTGACGCTGGTTGACGAAGCGCAGGAGGCACTCCAGGACATCACGCAGGGGCTCGACAAACTTGAAACCGGATTAAACAAGCTTCGTGGTCGCCGCTCGCGCTCGGTGGTGGTGGTGACGGCGTCGCAGGTACTGATGATGAACTGGCTGATGGATCGCCTGAACCGGTTTTCGGAAACGCACGAAAATATCGATCTGCGGCTTAATGTTACGGAAAAGTTGATGGACGTGTCGCACGGCGAGGCGGATATCGGTATTCGCTGCGGACAGGGCGACTGGCCTGGCGTGAATAAAACCTGGCTGATGGATGAGGAAGCGGTGCTGGTCTGCAGTCCCCACCTGGTGCCGTCCGGGAAAATGGCCTGCAGTGAATGGCTCGCCACGCAAAAACTCATTCACGATGACACGCCGCATCCCGGGGCAGATTTTCCGTCATGGAATGATGTCCTGATGGCGGTCGGTGCACCCGACGCGCTGGAAAGCGGGCTGCATATTAACTCTACCTCGGCGGTGATCCTGTCGGCCCTGAGCGGCAGGGGGGTGGCTATTGTCCGCTACGCTCTGGTGAAAAAACTTATCGAAACCGGACAGCTGGCCCAGCTGCATCCGGACCACCGTTGGCCACTCAAGTGGTCCTATTATCTGGTTACCCCGCAGCAAAAAGTCATGCGTGATGAAGTAAACGTTTTCCATGACTGGCTTCTTCAGGATGTCGTTTCAGACCGCTCATAA